The Calditerrivibrio sp. genomic interval AAACTCATCATTATGACTCATGCTTAGCAACAATGACATTACCCTATTTTTCAGATAATCGTCGGTATAGCTCAATGCCGAAACCACCCATCCGGGATAGAGATCGGTTGATAAAGCAAAAGGGTAAGCTTTTAGACTTCTAATATTAATTATTTTCAGTTTACTAACATCTACTCTATGCTGAAACCTCTCCAAAATACCTGCCCTAATAAACCCAGCATCCACATCACCTTTTATAACAGCCTCCACAATCTCCAACTGTTTTGTGGATATCTCCTTAAACTTCAAACTGCTAACTTCTACCCCAACCTTCTTAAGCTCATACAACTGGGCATAATACGCATACAAGCCAGCATTCATCTTAGGGATACCGATAGTTTTCCCTTTTAGATCCTTTAAATTATTGATATCTATTCTATCATACCTTGTTATAATCACTCCACCCTCCGCATATACAGGACTATCATTATACCTACTAATGATAGTGGAGATGGGGGTCATAATGTTTTTCTCATGTTTTAATTGGATATAGAAGGATGGGTTTACCACTACAAAATCTATCTTTCTTAGGTCGATATGCTTTTCCATCTCATCATGGGTAAGCGGCAGGATGTTAAATCTATATCCCTTACAGTGGATCGTGAGATAATCGGCAATAGGTTGCCAAATTTTTAAAATATATTCCCTTTCCAAATAGTGCAAAACACCTATATTTATAGTTTTTATATCTTCTGCATAACTATAGGAAAGAAACAGAATAAAAAAGATGAAGGCAGATATTTTTCTCATCTCAATCCCCCAGAAATTCATCGGTAACAAAATTAGTGGATACCCTCCCTCCTTTAACAATCTCCCAATTCGTCATCAGTGACTCCAATTCCTTTGCAGTCTTAAGTACTTGGCCGGTGACTTTAAGCATATCCCTGTTGTGAGTAAGAGAGGGGATGTTAACCCCGTCAAATGACTTTTTAATACTCTCTACATCAACATCCATATAACTTGCGATGGAGTAATAGAAGTCCCACTTGTTATAAACGCTTTTCTCTAACGCTTTAAAATACCCTTTTAAAAGCTTTTTAAGCTCTGTTTTTTTATCCTTTAAAGCCCCCCTTTTAACCACAAGGACATCAACAACAGTATCCGGAATCTCTCTACTATCAAAGATAACTTTCCCCCCTTTTTTTATCATCGCATCAGCAAAGGGTGAAAAAGATATGGAAGCATCGATATTACCCTTCTCCCATTCGGCAAGATGCCTGGAAACAGGCAGATCTACCACCTCAATATCTTTGGTGGATAGACCCCTTTTTTTGAAGAATTTATTAAGCATTAGAGCACCAAGCCCATTATGCTCCACAGCTACCCTTTTCCCTTTTATGTCAGAATACTTCTCCTTTAACACCACCATATCAGCACCAACAGATATATCAAATACCAAAACAACTACCACATCCACCCCTTCATTTAACACCCTAATAGCTTCATCAAGGGTAAGCCCACCGGCGTCTATACTACCGTTTTTAAGCTTGCTAATAGTTTCAGATGCTGATGCTGTTCTAACGATCTCCACATTACCTACAAATCGATTTTCTTTAGCAAATGTGATAATTTCGTAAGGTGCCCAATGATGAAAACCAATTTTAAGAGGTGTATTTTCATACAGACAGCCTGCCGTTAACAAGATAATAAAAACGGCAATAAACAGCTTTAATGAATACTTTAACATAATCACCCTCTAATACTATTTTAGATGGGTGGTCTTGATTTGTCAAATAAATCTGGCAATTTTTTTGAACAATCCTTTATGTATCTCTCCCCTTCACTGTATATACAGCCACAATACTGTTGTCTGTAGATATTCATCTGTTTACTAAGTGTAATCCCCTCTTTCCACCCTTCCCTAAAATCTTCATAGTAAAACTCCAAACCATACTCTCCAGCATAACGTTCACCTAAAGCCTTTATCTCCTCATGGTTTTGGTATTTACTGTATAAGAGGGTGGTACTGAAAATACTGAAATTATACTTTTTTGCAAAATGAGCTGTATTTTTCAATCTCATCGCATAGCATTCACGGCATCTATCTAACTTTGAAACATCTTTGAATCTAAAGAAATCAGTCAAGCCATAATATTCATCATAGTGGGTTGCTACACCAAACTGTTTATTAACTATTATTGTGTTTTCCAATCTCCTATAAAACTCTTGAGATGGATGGATGTTAGGATTATAGAAGTAGCCCACCACCTGAAATCTATCTTTAAGCACCCTTATCGGATATATGGAACATGGTCCACAACATTGATGTAGCAATATCTTTTTCATGTCATTGAGATTGGGGATGGATAGACATCCCCGTTTATATTTTTGGTAAATGCTTTAAAGATTCTTTGATAGCTTCTTCTGGGTATTCATAATCGGACAATTTACCTTCAAGGAACGCATCATAAGAACCCATGTCAAAAAGCCCATGTCCACTAAGGCAGAAAAGTAGTGTCTTACTTTCCCCAGTTTCTTTACATCTGATGGCATCTTTGATAGTAGCAGCTATAGCATGGGAGGATTCAGGTGCAGGCACGATAGCCTCTGTTTGAGCAAAAAGCAAACCAGCCTTAAACACCTCTGATTGCTGGACAGCCTCAGCACCTATCAAACCTTTGTGATACAGGTAACTCACTATAGGGGAATCCCCATGATACCTAAGCCCTCCAGCATGGATAGCAGGTGGCTCAAAATCGTGTCCCAATGTGTACATCTTCATAATAGGGGTTAATTTTGCCTCATCACCAAAATCGTATTCATACACCCCTTTCGTAAGGGTAGGGCAACTTGCCGGTTCTACAGCTATCGCCTCCACTTTTTTATCACCCTTTAAAAGCTTTTCCAGAAAAGGAAAAGCTATTCCACCAAAATTGGATCCTCCGCCACAGGATGCGTATATCTTATCTGGGTAATCCCCTATGATTTCAAACTGTCTTATTGCCTCAAGCCCTATAACCGTCTGGTGTAATAGAACATGGTTGAGCACACTACCCAAAGCATAGTTTGTATCCCCCCTACTTGCAGCCTCTTCAACAGCTTCACTTATTGCAATACCGAGACTACCGTTAGATTCTGGGTTACGTTTTAGGACCTCTCTGCCAGCATTAGTAAGATCAGAAGGGCTGGGGATAACTTCAGCCCCAAACAACCTCATGAACGACTTCCTATAAGGCTTTTGGTAATAACTGACTTTTACCATATATACACGACACTCGATATCAAACATCTTGCAGGCAAGGGATAGGGCACTACCCCACTGGCCTGCACCTGTCTCCGTTGTAAGACGCTTTACATTGTTGATTTTGTTGTAATAAGCTTGGGCCACAGCAGTATTAGGCTTGTGGCTACCAGCGGGTGAGACCCCTTCATATTTATAATAGATTTTCGCTGGTGTCCCAAGTGCCTCCTCAAGTCTTTTGGCTCTGATTAGGGGTGAAGGCCTCCAGATTGAAAGCACATCCAAGACCTTTTCTGGTATATCTATCCATTTCTTTTCAGACATCTCCTGCTCAATCAACTGGGGCGGGAATATGACTTTCATTTCATCAAAGGTAACAGGTTTCCCTGTAAATGGACTAATAGGTGGATCCATAGGGGATGGAAGATCAGCAAGTATATTATACCACTGTTTTGGCATCTCCTCTGTTTTTAGATATATTTTACTCATAGTGTCCTCCAAGAAAGTTAAAAATCTTTTAACAATTTTTAATAAATAAATCAAGTTTTAATAACATCAGTGGTAGATAAGTACCATTACAGCTTTCAATGTCTCACCAGCTGGGTTTATATAACTATGTTGGTTATGAGCAAAAAAACTTATATACTCATCCTTCTCTATTTTAAAGACATTTCCATCGATAATCATCTCAAGACAACCCTCAACAACCGCTACAAACTCTTCCACATTACCCTTATGGGGTTCCGCATCATATCTTATCCCCCCTTCCATCTCCAAAAAATATATCTCAAAAGGTACTTTGGGATCAAAGGGAATCACCGGATAAACTCTATATCTGCCATCCAACTCTATTAACGCATTTTGATGTTTTATCCTACCCACTTTTACATCGGAAAAATTCTTAGAAAAGAGAGATGTAAAAGATACCTTAAGACCGTTTGCTATCTTCCAGACTGTCGCAATCGTGGGGACAGAATTGCCTGTCTCTATCTGCCTCAACATACTTTTACTAACACCAGTAAGTTCCGATAGCTGTTCGAGACTCAGCCCCCTTTCCATTCTGATTTTTTTTAGATTTTCTGAGATATCATTACAGATCTGTTCCATATAACATTCTCCTTGACAATATATTAAACACAAGGTATTGTTTTATATATTATCCTAACAGACAATATATTGCAACAACATATTTTGAGGTAAACATGAACGCTTTTTTAAAAGGTACGAAAGATGTTTCACCCTTTATCACAGGAGTAGCTCCATTTGGGCTTATCTACGGTGTGACAGCTGCCCAATCAGATCTAAGCTTTTTACAATCCTTTACCATGTCCCAGATAATCTTTGCTGGAGCATCCCAGATCGCTCTTATAGAGCAGCTTAAAAGCAATAGCTCTTTTTTTATAATTGTGATAACAGTTTTTATGATCAATTTGAGAATGGCAATGTACAGTGCTTCCATTGCACCATATTACAAAGAAATACCCCTCTATAAAAAAGCTATCATGGCCTATTTTTTAGTTGATCAAGCCTATGCTGTCACAATATCCAATATCCTAAAAGATGACCAGACTGATAGGTTTTGGTACTACATGGGCACTGGGGTTACAATGTGGTTTGTCTGGCAGATTTCATCCCTCTTAGGGATCTTGGTAGGCGCTACAATCCCTACATACCTTTCCCTCGAATTTGCCATCCCCCTTACTTTTATAGCTCTGCTGGTAGGTTTTTTAAAAGAAAAAAGATATATTGTCACCGCATTGGTATCTGGAGCTCTTATGGTCGTCCTCAAAAATCTACCTTTTAACACAGGATTCTTCATTGCAGTATTTGTAGGAGTATATGTCGGGAAAGCATATGAGAGATGGTTCTATGCAGCAGATGAATGATATTACGATCTGGTGGCTGATCATTGTTTGTGGGGTAATCACTTTTTTCATAAGATTTTCCTTCTTTCAGCTGGTAAATGACAAAATGGTAAACAGGATCAAAGATCTTTTGGGATATATGCCTGCAAGTATCTTTGCCGCCATTGTAGCAGGTGGTGTATTTAACAATGGCTTAAATAGCCTAACCCTTAACAATTTTAAGATCTATGCCGCAATAGTTGCCTTCTTCATAGCTATAAAATTCAGAGGCACCATCATAACGATACTATCAGGTTTATTGGTGCTGTGGAGCTTGAAGTACTTTATTGTATAGCATTAGAGGGGTTTAGCCCCCTCTAAACATTTAAAACTCTATGGATAGATTTGCCTGCAATCTTGCTTCATTTGGGTAATCCTTCCCATCATATTGGGACTTTTTACCAGAAAAAGCCACACCAAGATCAGCTCTTATAAGATACAGATTGATCCCTAAACCTGCCGTATACATAAGCCCTATATCAGTTTCTGCTATGTTTTTATAGGCACCCGCCCTTAACGCCAAAAACTTTAACACATCCCATTCCACTCCAACACCCACATTCTGACTCTTATACCCTTCAACTGCCGTTTCATTTTTTGTGACATCAGCATCAGCAGCTACCGTAAGCGTCTCAAAGGGGTTCCAAGCTATACCAATTCTGCCTTGAGGTTTGATCTTATACTCACCACTACCAAGTCTATCGAATTTAGGAGAGTTCAGATATTTTGCCACAGCACCCACTTTTAACCAATTGTTTGGCATCCAAAGGGCACCCACATCAACTGCAACATTGTTGGACTCTTCATATTTATCTTTTATATCTTTTACAACATCTTTAGAATCATTATTGAAAATCGTGATCTTATGCTCATAAACCCTACCTTTCATAAGCTTAAGATTTACACCCAAAGCAAAAGAATCCCCTATAGGATGACCATAGGTTATGGGTACCTCTAATAGGGCTATACCATTTACATCTATGGAACTGGTATTCTTATCTATCGTTTTACCATTTGTAGAAGCACTGACAGAATTCCCGATCAGCTTCACAGCATCTGCTACATAAGTAGAGGGTATGCCAGAATTAGAAAGCTGGGCAGCAGCTTGGTTGATTATATCAATCGCTTGATCACTCGTAAAACCAGCATTTGTAAGCACATTTTGTAAAGTCGAAACCGTTGAGGATCCGAAGTAACTATTTGCAGTGGAGGAAATTGTACTGGATCCATTACCATCGGTAGTGCCGTTTACAATGGCATTTATAACATTAGCTGTGTTAGTCGAAGCTGTAAAACCGATATTTTCCAAATCCAGTGTTGGCCTACCAGAAGCCTCCAATAGACCATAAATACCTATGCCCACCCTTTTTATTCTACTTGCAAGAGCAGCATTGCTATTTAGTGTAAGGGCACCACCCTTATCCTTTATTTTAGTAAGATAAGATAAAAGCTTTACAGCATTTTCATAATCAGATGGACTAAGATTTGATGCGTTTGTTGCAATATTGGATAGGGCGTCATAGTTTATTTTAGACAGCTCATCCACACTCTCACCGAGATCGTTATTAAGTCTGACCCCAGCACCCAACTGCGCATTTATACCAAACTTCTTCTTTTCAAGGGTCTCTTTACCCTCTTTACCATAAAATCCAAATATTGCAGGGTTATAATACTGAGCCGTAGCATCAAAAGTAGATGCAACACCCACACCACCCATACCCAACTGCCTTGCACCTATCGGCTGAAACTCCATAGCATTTGCAAGGCTGACCGTAAGTCCCAACATTGCTAATATAGCTAATATCTTTTTCATGATTAACCCCCTTTTGTCCTACTGGATAATTTTTTTGTCATGTAAAACTTGTACTCACCATTTTCATAGCTATAGGAGACTTCATCCACTATCTTTTTGATTATATAAAGCCCACGCCCAGAATCCTGTGTCTCTTCGATATCTTCAATATCCACCTTAGTCCGTTCGAAATTGAATCCTTCACCGAAATCAGTCACCTCTATCTTCAATTCATCCTTGCCGATCTCAATCAAAAGCTTCACAGGCAGTTCCTCTTTCTCCCTATTGCCATGCTTGATGGCATTAGCAATCGCTTCAGTGACCGCCAGATTGAGCTTGAAAGATAGATCCTCAAAATCCCCATTGCTCAACTCACTTTTTGCTCCACTGATGAAGGTTTCCACCAGATCACCTATGAGTGGTAGTAGCTTTATATTGCTCGGCAGTGTAAGCTCAAGCTTGATTGTTTGACTCATCCCTAAACCTCTTGTAATCCTCTTCAGACTTAAAAATTTTTACAATCCCTAAAAGCCCAACAATCTGTAAGATCCCAGCTACTCTGTCGTTTACACCCATCAGCCCAAAAACTCTGTTCGATTTTTTAAATTTTTTGTAATATCCCACTATTATACCTAACCCAGAGCTATCAATAAACTGTAGCCCAGACATATCCAACAAAATATCTTTATCCATTTTAAGTTTATTCAGCTCTTCATTTAGCTCATTCACATTACTGACATCTATACGCTTTAGATCGATTCTGGCGATGGTATAGCCATCTTTTTCTGAGATATGTAACATTACACCCCCTTTAATTAATTATAGCACAGAAATCAATTTTTTGTTGAAAATATAATAAAAATTTCATACATTCTAAAAAAATATGGGGGCATCTATGGAAAAAGTTTATATAGTAGGTCATAAAAATCCAGACACAGACTCCATCTGCTCTGCATACTGTTACGCCTATCTGAAAAATAAAATAGATCCAAAGTTCAACTACATACCAGCAAGATGCGGAAACCTCAACAATCAAACCAAATATATATTCTCAAAGTTTAACATTGAACCCCCGATCTTTCTAAAAGATATCTACCCAAAAGTTTATGATGTAATGACTAAACATGTCTTCGCCAACAACTACAACGATCCATTATCAAATATCATGAGAAATATAAAAGAGCTTGGTATAAGGCTAACACCGATAGTGGACGATAACAACAGGTATCTCGGAATAGCCAGTGTTTTCGAAATCGCCGCTTTTTTTATGCAAAATGAGGATGGAGAAAGGCCCTATTACACCTTTAGACTCGACAATTTTCCAAAGGCAATCTCCGGTTATTTCCTAAAAAGGTCAAATATAGATGAACTTAAAGCAACAATCATGATAGGTGCAATGCCTTATGAAAGGTTTGTTAAAAGGCTCGATTCATTAGGTGCTAAAAACGTAGTGTTAGTTGTTGGCAAACGCAGGGACATCATAACCTATGCTATGGAAAAAGGTACCCCTGCAATCATTGTAACAGGTTTAGAAAACGAAAAAGATTTTGATATAGATTTTTCTAGGTATGGTGGCAGTATATATATCTCGAACTTAGACACTGCAGAATCTGTTAGGAGACTCACCCTCTCCGTTCCTTGCAAGTCCATCATGGGGGAAACAAACACAATTCGCCCAGAAGACTATATAGAAACAGCAAAAGAACTCATGCTCAAAGAAAACAGAAGGGGTTTACCAGTAGTAGATGATGATGGTTTTCTCATTGGAATAATAACCCGTTCGGATATCATTAAAAAACCAGAAAACAAAATAATACTCATGGATCATAACGAACTTAACCAAGCTATTGATGGTGCAGAATCCGCTGAGATATTAGAGATAGTGGACCACCACAGATTAGGAACGATAAAGACCAAAAAGCCCGTTATGTTTTATGCAAAACCTGTTGGTAGCACCTGTACCCTTGTATATCAACAGTTTAAATTGAACAATGTCCAGATCCCCAAAAATATCGCCTATCTACTCGCATCAGGTATCCTTGCTGATACTATAATACTTAAATCTCCCACAACAACTGATGAGGATAAAATTGCATTAGAAGAACTCTCATCCATTGGTGGATTCGATTTCGTCGAGTTTGGGAAAGAGATCTTTTCTTCAACGGATAGTTTAAAAAATAGAACACCATCAGATATCATAAATACCGATTTCAAGACATATACAGAGTTTGGTATAAATTTTGGTGTGGGTCAAGTGGAGTTAGTGAACATCGACGAGCTAAAAGAAGTTAAGTCAGACTTAATCTCGGAACTTCAAAATATCAAAAATAAAAACAACTTACATTTTGCCATGCTCCTTGTAACTGATATCATTACAGAAAATAGTATCCTTTTATGCACAGGATTCAAACCCATCGAAAAGATCATCAAATATAGAAAGATAGACGATAACTCCTTCGATCTACCCGGTGTACTTTCACGAAAGAAACAACTTTTGCCAGAAATATTAAGAACTCTTGAGGAGCTAAGTTCAAAGTAAAGCCTTTCACCACACCCCTTTATACAATATCCAAAACTTTCTATTAATTATACAACATATTTTATTGACATCCTTTTAAATTTAATTTAACATGACCCTAACGTTTTTTTCAATAAAATGAACAGGAGGTAGATAACAACAAATGAAGACCATTATTAAGATAGCCGACAAAATCAGCGGTTTTTTTGGTTATATCGGTGCTTGGCTAACCACTGTCCTTGTGCTCGTGATCATGTATGATGTTATTACTCGTTACCTTTTAAGCAGCAGTAAGATTTGGATCCAAGAGATGGAATGGCATATATTTGCCGTCATTATACTTTTTGGTTCTGCCTATACTCTACGCCAAAACGGTCATGTGCGAGTAGATGTTATCTATGGCAAGCTTTCTGCTAAAAAAAGAGCAATTATCGATTTATTAGGTGTCCTTATCCTTCTTATACCCTTTAGCATACTTATCATCTATACCTCTAAAGAGTTTGTTTTGTCATCCTGGCAGGTTAGAGAAGGATCACCTGATCCCGGCGGACTTCCAGCTCGTTACATTTTAAAAGCTCTCATACCCTTCGGTTTTATACTGCTCATAAATCAAGGGATCTCAATGTTTCTTAAAGCAGTTTTAACCCTTCAGGGGGACACAAGTTATTACAAAGAAAAAACACATCATTAGGAGATAGACGATGAGTGCATTATTCTTATTTGTGGTGGTGTTTGGATGCTTGCTCATAGGTTTCCCCGTTTCTTTCACTTTAGGCGGTGTATCGATGATTTATGGGCTAATAAGTTTTGGACCGAGCCTTTTCGATCTTATGCCACTGAGGATATGGGGTAGCATCACAAACTTTGTTTTAGTCGCAGTACCCCTTTTTGTTTATATGGGTGTAATGCTCGAAAAATCTGGTATAGCTGAAGAGATGCTCGAGACGATGGCTTTGCTCTTTGGTAAAATCAGAGGTGGCATGGCCATTTCAGTTATTGTGGTAGGTGCTATGCTTGCAGCAGCAACAGGTATCGTTGGAGCTACTGTGGTCACAATGGGTCTGTTAAGTTTACCTACTATGGTAAAAAGAGGTTATAACATACCCCTTGCCTGTGGTACCATCTGTGCAGCAGGAACATTGGGGCAGATAATACCTCCAAGTATCGCTCTCGTTTTAATAGCCAGTGTTTTCAATCTTTCAATAGGGGATATTTATCTGGGTGCTTTTTTACCGGGCTTTTTACTGGTTGGATTATATCTAATATATATTTTTATAATTGCAATATTTAAAGGTGATCAGGTACCTGCCATGCCTGAAGAAGAACTGGCACGTTTTAAAAAAGATAAAATGCTTAGACGTGTTTTCTTTGCCTTTTTGTTACCTATGTCACTGATAGTGGCAGTTTTAGGTTCGATATTTGCTGGGATTGCTTCCCCCACTGAATCAGCAGCTGTTGGTGCTTTTGGTGCTACGATACTTGCCCTTGCCAAAAGATCGTTAAACTATAAAAAGGCAATGGCAGTTATGTATGATACAATGAATTTGACAGCCATGGTTTTCATTTTGCTCATAGGTGCTGCAGCTTTTGGACTCGTTTTTAGAGGATTGGGTGGTGACAATGCAATCATAGAATTTATAGAAAAAACTAATATGTCCCCTATGGGCTTTTTAATACTCGTCAATATTATTATTTTTATAGCTGGTTTTTTCATAGATTATATAGAGATCACCTTTATAATCCTACCAATTGTCGGCCCTATTTTCCAGCAGATGGGGTTGGATCTCCTCTGGATAGGTGTACTTATAGGCCTCAACTTTCAAACCAGCTTCCTAACACCACCTTTCGGTTTCTCCCTGTTTTATCTACAAAGTGTTGCCCCAAAAGGTATAACAATAACACACATTTATAGAGGGATTATCCCTTTTATCATACTCCAGTTAATTGCTCTTGCTATCTTGATTATCTATCCAGATTTAGCCCTGTGGCTACCAAAGGTATTGTCCAAATAAAAAGCTTTTTAAAAAAAAGCGGGGAATAAACCCCGCTTTTTTACATAAGGCTAGTATAGTAGGGTATCTCAGATATCTTAGCCCAGTCATCCACTTTCTTACTAAAAGCATTAAAACTATTAAATACTTTTTTAGATATTGGATCCTTTGATGTAATCTCCTCGATAACTTCCACAGATGCCTTTTTAAACTCCTGTAAAACATCTTTAGGGAAAGGCTTTAGATTTACTTTGTGCTCATTGATCAACTTTTGCAGGTACTCATTGTTTTTCGCTTCAAAAGTAGCAAGCATCCAGGCATTAGATCTGTACATAGCTGTGTATACAATCTCCTGCAGATCTTTTGGTAGAGAGTCGTAAACCTTTTTGTTTATAAATGCTTCAAGTACCGTTCCTGGCTCATGCCATCCTGGATAGTAATAAAATTTGGCAACCTTATAAAATCCCATCAGGTAATCATGGTATGGGCCAACCCACTCTGTAGCATCTATAACACCTCTTTCAAGGTTTGAATAGATTTCACCACCTGCCACATTTATAGCTGATCCACCTAACTTAGTGATAACTTTGCCTCCAAGACCAGGTATCCTCATCTTAAGGCCCTTGATGTCAGCTACAGACTTGATCTCCTTTCTAAACCATCCACCCATCTGTACACCTGTGTTACCTGCAGGGAATGGTTTAAGGTTAAACGCTGCATATACTTCATCCCAAAGCTGCTGTCCACCACCAGCATAAAGCCAGGCATTCATCCCTTGAGCATTCATACCAAATGGCACTGCAGCAAAGAATTGAGCAGCTTGTGATTTACCAGCCCAATAATAGGATGCCCCATGCCCCATCTCAACGGTACCAGCACTAACAGCATTGAAAGCCTCTAATGCTGGTACAAGCTCACCAGCCCCATATACATGGATCTTGATCCTACCCTCAGACATCGTTTCAATCCATTTGGCAAGCATAACTGCACCTTCACCCATAACCGGGAAATTGGGTGGCCACGTGGTAACCATCTTCCACTGGTATTTTTGACTTGCATGAATTGCAGGGGCCCCTATAGTAAGAGCAGTCCCCGCAGCTGCTGCAACACCTGCAGTCTTAATGAACTGTCTTCTTGAAATTTTTTTACTCATTATAAACCTCCATGGGTTAAGTTATATGTATATTATTCATTTATTGATTAAAAATCAAGTTTTTTATTCTTTTTTTTCAGTTTATATTCTTAAGTCTGTTTTGATCTGTTCTAACGTCTTTTCAGCATAATAGGGAAGATAGATATAAAAGGTAGTACCCACCCCTTTTTCGCTCTCAACAAATATATATCCATCATGCTCCAAAACCACCTTTTTTACAAGAGCAAGGCCGATCCCTGTCCCTTCCGGTTTGGTACTATAATAGAGATCGAAGATCCTCTCCTTATCCTCTTCTGCAATACCATGCCCATAGTCTTTTACAGTGATCTCCACATATCTCTTCTTTGGTAGATTGCTGTAACCGCCATTGGTGTTATCGATATTTCTTATGGTTATCTTAATTGGATTATTAG includes:
- a CDS encoding ABC transporter substrate-binding protein → MLKYSLKLFIAVFIILLTAGCLYENTPLKIGFHHWAPYEIITFAKENRFVGNVEIVRTASASETISKLKNGSIDAGGLTLDEAIRVLNEGVDVVVVLVFDISVGADMVVLKEKYSDIKGKRVAVEHNGLGALMLNKFFKKRGLSTKDIEVVDLPVSRHLAEWEKGNIDASISFSPFADAMIKKGGKVIFDSREIPDTVVDVLVVKRGALKDKKTELKKLLKGYFKALEKSVYNKWDFYYSIASYMDVDVESIKKSFDGVNIPSLTHNRDMLKVTGQVLKTAKELESLMTNWEIVKGGRVSTNFVTDEFLGD
- a CDS encoding epoxyqueuosine reductase QueH, whose product is MKKILLHQCCGPCSIYPIRVLKDRFQVVGYFYNPNIHPSQEFYRRLENTIIVNKQFGVATHYDEYYGLTDFFRFKDVSKLDRCRECYAMRLKNTAHFAKKYNFSIFSTTLLYSKYQNHEEIKALGERYAGEYGLEFYYEDFREGWKEGITLSKQMNIYRQQYCGCIYSEGERYIKDCSKKLPDLFDKSRPPI
- a CDS encoding TrpB-like pyridoxal phosphate-dependent enzyme, which encodes MSKIYLKTEEMPKQWYNILADLPSPMDPPISPFTGKPVTFDEMKVIFPPQLIEQEMSEKKWIDIPEKVLDVLSIWRPSPLIRAKRLEEALGTPAKIYYKYEGVSPAGSHKPNTAVAQAYYNKINNVKRLTTETGAGQWGSALSLACKMFDIECRVYMVKVSYYQKPYRKSFMRLFGAEVIPSPSDLTNAGREVLKRNPESNGSLGIAISEAVEEAASRGDTNYALGSVLNHVLLHQTVIGLEAIRQFEIIGDYPDKIYASCGGGSNFGGIAFPFLEKLLKGDKKVEAIAVEPASCPTLTKGVYEYDFGDEAKLTPIMKMYTLGHDFEPPAIHAGGLRYHGDSPIVSYLYHKGLIGAEAVQQSEVFKAGLLFAQTEAIVPAPESSHAIAATIKDAIRCKETGESKTLLFCLSGHGLFDMGSYDAFLEGKLSDYEYPEEAIKESLKHLPKI
- a CDS encoding XRE family transcriptional regulator encodes the protein MEQICNDISENLKKIRMERGLSLEQLSELTGVSKSMLRQIETGNSVPTIATVWKIANGLKVSFTSLFSKNFSDVKVGRIKHQNALIELDGRYRVYPVIPFDPKVPFEIYFLEMEGGIRYDAEPHKGNVEEFVAVVEGCLEMIIDGNVFKIEKDEYISFFAHNQHSYINPAGETLKAVMVLIYH
- a CDS encoding AzlC family ABC transporter permease, translating into MNAFLKGTKDVSPFITGVAPFGLIYGVTAAQSDLSFLQSFTMSQIIFAGASQIALIEQLKSNSSFFIIVITVFMINLRMAMYSASIAPYYKEIPLYKKAIMAYFLVDQAYAVTISNILKDDQTDRFWYYMGTGVTMWFVWQISSLLGILVGATIPTYLSLEFAIPLTFIALLVGFLKEKRYIVTALVSGALMVVLKNLPFNTGFFIAVFVGVYVGKAYERWFYAADE
- a CDS encoding AzlD domain-containing protein, translated to MRDGSMQQMNDITIWWLIIVCGVITFFIRFSFFQLVNDKMVNRIKDLLGYMPASIFAAIVAGGVFNNGLNSLTLNNFKIYAAIVAFFIAIKFRGTIITILSGLLVLWSLKYFIV
- the traF gene encoding conjugal transfer protein TraF, with translation MKKILAILAMLGLTVSLANAMEFQPIGARQLGMGGVGVASTFDATAQYYNPAIFGFYGKEGKETLEKKKFGINAQLGAGVRLNNDLGESVDELSKINYDALSNIATNASNLSPSDYENAVKLLSYLTKIKDKGGALTLNSNAALASRIKRVGIGIYGLLEASGRPTLDLENIGFTASTNTANVINAIVNGTTDGNGSSTISSTANSYFGSSTVSTLQNVLTNAGFTSDQAIDIINQAAAQLSNSGIPSTYVADAVKLIGNSVSASTNGKTIDKNTSSIDVNGIALLEVPITYGHPIGDSFALGVNLKLMKGRVYEHKITIFNNDSKDVVKDIKDKYEESNNVAVDVGALWMPNNWLKVGAVAKYLNSPKFDRLGSGEYKIKPQGRIGIAWNPFETLTVAADADVTKNETAVEGYKSQNVGVGVEWDVLKFLALRAGAYKNIAETDIGLMYTAGLGINLYLIRADLGVAFSGKKSQYDGKDYPNEARLQANLSIEF
- a CDS encoding ATP-binding protein, yielding MSQTIKLELTLPSNIKLLPLIGDLVETFISGAKSELSNGDFEDLSFKLNLAVTEAIANAIKHGNREKEELPVKLLIEIGKDELKIEVTDFGEGFNFERTKVDIEDIEETQDSGRGLYIIKKIVDEVSYSYENGEYKFYMTKKLSSRTKGG
- a CDS encoding STAS domain-containing protein; protein product: MLHISEKDGYTIARIDLKRIDVSNVNELNEELNKLKMDKDILLDMSGLQFIDSSGLGIIVGYYKKFKKSNRVFGLMGVNDRVAGILQIVGLLGIVKIFKSEEDYKRFRDESNNQA